From the genome of Phoenix dactylifera cultivar Barhee BC4 chromosome 5, palm_55x_up_171113_PBpolish2nd_filt_p, whole genome shotgun sequence:
gcgcgtgtcggtcacgtggggcatggtggctgagttcccccgtaacattaGTATTACTGGAAGTTGATATCCTTCAATGTATTATTGGATTGACTTGCATATCTTTAGTGTGACACGATTGAGATAAGAGTTTGTCTTACATGCTCTTTCTTAGTTGGATATGAATTCTTATTTCACATAAATATATGTACTATAAAGAACATGATTGGTTATAACTTTTCTTGAACACAAATATTGTGATGAAGAGTCATGAAATTGGATTCGTTATGGTAGAATGAAATCTCTCGACTTGAAATCTGTATTTGAGAAACCATGAATTAGATCATGTAATGCATGAAAATTGAAAGTGCATGTATTCTAATAATAATGAGAATAATAATTGGTTACTCAAAAAAAAGTATTGAGAATAATCGGTGGATTTCAATTTATTTTCTATGAAAATTgcatatcaaatgaatgtgaagTTAGGTATAAGATTTAAACTAGTTATGTTAATATCTTTGCCTCGTAATCAGTTAGAAACATGTTCCATCATAGACTGAAAATATAGTATTATGGCTGCTCTATCACGGACCATAAATGTAGCACTACTAACGCCTCATCGCGGGCTAGAAATATGACACCGTCGACATTATCCATTATGGATTGGAAATACGATACCATCAATATATCATTAGGAGCATAAACTTGAAATTTGTTCCTTTGCCTTCCATTGCATAAtccttatattaaattattacttTGAAAGCCCAAAGAAGTTACGGAGTAATGTTGAATTAtcctatttaaaataaatactagATTGAGTTATGAGCTTTAGCTGGATAATGTACGATGATTTGTTATAATCATACTGAATTGTTGAAGTTACCGAGTAATGTTGAATTAtcctatttaaaataaatactagATTGAGTTATGAGCTTTAGCTGGATAATGTACGATGATTTGTTATAATCATACTGAATTGTTGATTTGAGTATTTGATCAATGATGGAATTAGCATGCTCAACTTCATGGCAATGATATTTTattgtattttgattttattttaaaacaaatatcacATCTCGAGCGGAAGGGCCCTTGACCCTCACTTTCTCCTCCTCCCGGTAACTTTCTCCAAGCACTAAACAAATTGAGCACGCTCATCGTAACACGGCCGTCCGAGAAGGTCTCGTATGACGacggcgaggaggaggagcagcTCTCTCTTCGGGCTCGGCTGCGGCTGCAAGGACTCGGTCTCGGTGTCGGCGTCCGAGACCGCCTCCGACAAATCCACCGTGACCCCTCGCAGGGTCAGGGATCCATCCTCCGCGGACACCCTGACCCtgacctccccctcctcctcgtcctcttgctgggatgaggaggaggaggaggagaagaagcccGATAGCTCGGCGAGCACGCCGAACTTCTCCGGGATTCTGCGCAAGCTCAACGAACTGGAGCAGAATGTCATGGCCTGGGGGAGgagtcttcctcctcctcctcctccaccccctcGCCATCGGAGGAGCGACAGCGAAGGAAGGCGAAGAATAGAGGAGAGCGTGGCGGTGGTGAAGGAATCAGCCGACCCATTAGGGGATTTTAGAGGCTCGATGCTGCAAATGATTGTCGAGAAGGAGATCGTCGACGGGGAGGAGCTGCGAgagctcctcctccgtttcctcTCCCTCAATTCTCCCCGCCACCACGACCTCATCCTCCGGGCTTTCGCCGAGATCTGGGACGAGGTCTTCTCCGGCTACGAGGACACCCCCGATCTCCTCCGCCGTACCTACTCCTGCTTCTCCCTACCTCGGCACTTCTAATAATCATACGTAAATATCCCCCCGCTCCTTAtctcttgctcttcttcttcttttttctttttttttttggtaaatgatgctcttcttcttctgtatTGCTCTTTCCATGAATGAATTCATAGATGGAAGCTATCAATGCTATACTTttggcttctttttttcttttgtgtgtATTAATTCTGAAGTCAAATTCTGATGAACATGGATGGGTGGTATCTGGGAAAGTTGGAGTCTTGATGGGGTGAAATATTGATGAGGGCAAAGATTTTCTGCTAATTTTGATGCTCAACGTAGGAATTTTGAAGTACTTTGGTGGCCATAGTTTGGGCAATTGCAGCCGCTGGGTCTGTGTGACGGAAAAAATGCTCCGTGTCTGTACTTATTATTGGTTTCCATTACATCGACTCCGTGTTCTGATTCCTGGATTGATTTGCAGCATTTCGTCTATCACCATCGAACCATGCGGCTTTAGATCCGTAGGATCTTACTCTTTCAtttgaataataaaaaattttgaacTTTAAGAATGATCATATCTGCAATTctttggaggaaaaaaaaggggTTAAATCTGCGTATTTGATTAATACAGATTTGCATGTATGTTTTTTGACATGTTTAATCCACATATCATCCATCTAAGGCGTATTAATCTTCTATGAATGTGTCACGGAGGGATACTTCATGAATGCTGGGCGagtgcatagaagattcctgagtATGGTTATGCGCCTATGACTTATGTAATTTGTAAAGGCAAGTAAGGATGGATCTTTTCGACGAAATAGATGAAAGATTAAAAGCCCGTTTGAATTATTAGGCTGAAAATTCTATGAAATTGGTAAATTAGGCCAGTACAACtagtaaaattataaaattatatactGTAGTAGGCCTATATTTTTTGGGGTAGACTGGTTTGGATCTCATAGGGAGAAAAAACAATCTTAGGCCAAATTAGGTTTTTGAGTTGAATTAGatcagaaaaatatatttttaatcaaatataatagagtaaattacaaaaaattgcttaaaaattatatttattaccTTTACATCTAATAGTTTGTAAAATTTACACTTTCATCCGGTTAAATTAACTGCATTGGTGAAATCGTTTATCTCatataaaaaattgaaattatccttaggtggaAAAGAATgcacatatttttttatattcttaAATAACCATTATGTCACTTGagattattttagttattttttaattatttttgataTGGCATTTAGGTCCATTTAAAATTAACGGTTCGATAGACTTTCTGTTAAATTATGAATTGATGTGTTAGATACAAATAAATCTTAGAAGAATAAGTATAAGCTTTTCAAATTATTGGATGTAAGTATAGTTTCCCCTAATATAAGAaagattttataatttatttaatacAGTATGCATTATTATTTCTCTTTGCTTTGGATTTTATATAGAAGGCATCTTGATCAAAATAAAAAGGTGTAAATATGAAAGGGTAAATTCGTGATAGAAATCAAATTGGTAGTAGAGTTGAAGATAAAATAGTGGGTGGAGATGTATTAACTCTTATTGTATACATTATATATAAAGAGATACTGTTGTTTGTCTTACCAAAAAAAACTTAAAGAGATATTGTTGTTTTTTGTTGTTATCAATGCTTCACAAAAAATGTAACAATGAATGACTTATGACGATCATCtgttgctataaattttgccctttcattattttcatgaaaatttgTATCTGGACACCGGCACTACTTAATATATGACTGCAAGGAAATGATACCTGCAAACAGGTTAGCCAATTTTGCTACTACCATTGACAAGGCTCAAGCGTGGAAAGATGATTTGCATTCGAGGTGGTTCAACTTTCTTTATGCTCTTGTTTGTATGTGATtatttatgatatatttattaattagcATAAATTTGCATGCGATCAATATTATTATTTGTTTCTTCACACGTgtctttgagtttttttttagaTTATTTGTACTTCTTGAAGCGAGAACATTTCCACATGGAAGGTGTTACTACGAGCACTACAAGAGGGTATTTCTGTTTCATCAATTCTAAAACTTCCATAGAGGTGTTTTTATTTCATCAATTCTAGAATTTCCATAGCAAAGCATTGTCCATCAGCGCTGTGCTCATAATTTTGCATGCTAGGAGAGCGAATAAAGGATCCCCTTCAAAGCTATTTCAGTAGTCATACCCTTTGCTCATAACTCGGAGGTTCCATGTTTGCATTTGAGTACCATATCCTTAATAATTTGACCCAAGTAATGCTTGGATAGGTGGGTTTTTTCCCCCGACGAAAATTGTATGGTTTGGAGTCTTGGACCGGCGCAAATACCTAATCtcataaaacaaaaaagaaaaagaagcccaAGAGAATAAGTTTAATGGTCCTATCCTACATATTAAAAAGAGGTATCCATGTTTCGAAGACCTGACGAAAAGTCATGGGTAGGGTTGGGCTATGCTTAGCGTGTGCTACGGGCTGAGATAGTTATACTTGAGGGTGATTCGGTCACGATTATCAGCTGGATCCATGAAAATTCTGGTGGTGTGTGCTGGTGTCACCCTCTACTCCGAAATATTCGGACTATGGTCAATGGTGGCGTGGTGTTCCAGGCCAAGCATGCATACAGAAAGGCCAGTGGGGCCACGAACGGGGTGAATCACTCTGAAGGTGCCTGTGGGTCGGAAAGAGGGAGTTGCCTAAAACGCTCTGAGATGTGTTGTTTTcgatttttttggatgtatagAGTTGTATGAATTATCTGCTTtagcacaagaaaaaaaaactcacgAAAAGTTATTGGGCCTGAATCATATCGGGCTGGAGGATCGGCCCACAACAATTCACTTGACCGCGACAAAACCCAAGCCCCTATCTCGTCCCATCGGGCCTCCCTTCTCTTTCCCAATCACGGGAACCAAGAAAGCGAACGCGCGCACGCGCGAGAGGTAAACTACCTGCTAATAAAGCCAGGAGGCGAAGCATTTTAAACGACAAAATCTCAAGGAGGGATTTTAGGAGAAGGCTCGGAGTGGAAAGCAgtcgagaaagagagagatttcgagagagggagaagaacaGAAATGCAGCGTTACGATGACAGCGCGGGCCGCTTCCCGTCCGATCCGAATCGGATGGCCGCAAGCCTCCCCCTGGTGATCTCTCTCAACTGCCTCGAGGACCCGTCCCTCGAGCAGGAGGGCCTCGAAGGCGTCGCCGCCGTCGAGCACGTTGGCCTCTCCCACCTCGCCGACGGCCGGATCGAGTCCGCCGCCGCCATCCTCGCCCACTCCCCCGCCTTCCTCCCCCGCGCCgcccagcgccgcctccgcccaTGGCAGGTCGTCCTCTGCCTCGGCTCTGCCGACCGCGCCCTCACTCCGTCCTCGCCGCCGACCTCGGCCTCCGCCTCGTTCACGTCGACGCCGGCCGCGCCGAGGAGGTCGCCGACACTGTCACGGCCCTCTTCCTCGGCCTCCTCCGCCGGACCCACCTCCTCTCCCGCcactccacctcctcctccgcctccggctGGCTCGGATCCATCCAACCCCTCTGCCGCGGGATGCGCCGCTGCCGCGGTCTCGTGCTCGGGATCGTCGGGAAGTCCGCTTCCGCCCGCTGTCTCTTCACCAGGAGCCTAGCCTTCAAGATGAGCGTCCTCTACTTCGATCTCCACCACGAGGTATTGCACCAATTTTCCTTTCTAAATCTTCTTGATCTATAATTCAGAGCCCACGTAATGCGCTTATCTTGGATACCCGTGCTATATCCAAAAGTTCCTTGTACCAAAGGAACGGTGGAATTGTAGCACAAAAACTACGGAAGTTAGGATCGAGTTGTGATATTTCTTGGAAATGAGTAGCTGTAGCTCGGGATCATGGGGCAGCATTTGGAGTAGCTAATCCTACTATTTGCTTAGTAAATTCCGAGGTAATTGGGGactgagtatgaatatattttgTAAGTTTAGCAAGAGATGAGCATAAAATGGGAATCTTGCATAAGAGATCCTTATTAGCTAATAAAGGTTAGGTGAAGGTCTtcgtaagaaaaaaaaaaacaattgcaAGTAAAATACAAAAGAAATCTTGCAGAAAACATAATTGACTATAGAACACTAGAAGGGGATAGCAAAATCAGCTAGAACCAGCACCCTTCAAGTGAAACCTTTGAAAAATATGCCCATTGCATGTCTCCTCCCACTCTTGGTTTGCCAATGGAAATGCTTAAACTAATAATCTGTTAAAGCTCATTGAAATTACTGAAAGAGtgattaaaattagaaaataaaagtaTGTTTAAAAACTAAATTCCAAAGACATAATAATTTTGTAAAACTAATTTTCAGCCCCCCAATCTCATCTGCACCTCCACCCACCTTTGACATAACCCACCCTTCAACCCAATGGCAAACCCCAAAGCGCACTGCCTCCACCACCTCCTCATCTCTCTTACCTAGACTCCAGCCAGTAGTTAATCCCCCATTCTGTAGGGCCATACTCAATgaatgatgaatgatatcccaCTCCCATCATCTCTTGTTTTCCCAACAAGCTCATCACCGATCCCTGGGTTATCCTGTTTGGGTTAAGAGATAGCATAGGAGGATGGGAATGGCAATATAGACGGAGAGGGAAAGAGGTTAGAAGTGGCAGTTGGGTCTTATTCTGAAAGGGCAAAGGGGCCTTTGCTAAGAAGGTAGAGAGGGATGTGGGTCATCTAAGGGGGGGGACTAAGGATGGGTGTAGAAGCTATAAacatccttctctcttcttgattTGATTGGGTCGTCACACCCAACTCGAACTCGACCTACTTAATGGTTAATCTTGGTTTGAGTTGACCCAATTTGTAATGGGGCATTATAAACTTCTCTAAAACAGTTATGAGGCCAGAATTGGCCCGATCGACAGATTTGAATGAGGTCTTTCCAGTTAATCATGGACCATGGTTTGTCTTGTAGCAAAGGATGCTTGCCTCAACATTAACTTTTGAGCACCTCTTGATTGCTAATCTTTCTCATGTTCTAAGGATTTAACTAAAAATTTGTCAACTAATATATCATGCTTCATAAGTGTTTTTTTGCAATGTTATAAGCTAGAAAAGGATAGATCAAATGGGAGGTTACTTATcatttcaaataaataatagaaaaaaaattaagatagGGCATCCCAGCCATCTATGATAACTCTCATGTAAATCTCAAGTTCTGAACACtcgtataaataaaaatagcaaAACTGAAATTAGAAAGCAATTCTTAGTTAGGCCATCCTAATTGAGTTAGAAATCATAATTTACAGATGGACAAACATAGATGGCCATGAAAGGTCAAGTCATAGCCTGGTTAAATTCCAGCCCAACCAAAGCCCCCATATGATCAAACACAGCTCAGGCAAACGGAGCTCGGAGGGCAAAAGCATGAAGGAACCCAATGGCATTTCCTCTCATCTTCTTTCCAACACCGGTCGCCTGGACTTCCCTCGCCCTCTCTCCCAAAAAGCTGGCCAACATCCGAACATGGCGGGTTCCCTGTCCCTGGAAGAGCCAACCAAAATAGCTTCATCTAGTTATTCACATGGTGATTAAGTAGTAACGAGGTTAGCTAGTTGATCATAAAATAGCCCAAGAAACTGGTATGTTTCACCAACCATCACAGTTTCAAATTGTTATCAGTTTTTGGTCAGTGCTACACATACATCACAACTCACAAGGCTTGCTTGGTGATATTAACAACTCCATACTAGTTTTTTTAACAAAACTTGGATAGATAGATGCTGCTTTATCAGCCACATGTATGTTTTAATATGCATATAAGAGTACTCAAATAGATGTCTTTCTCAATTGTTTGATATGGATACCGTAACTGGATGGTATGACCTATTCCCAGCGGTTTGTTCCAATTAGCATCTACTCTTGAGAGGTAAGATAAGTATAGAGTAGCAAGTAGGGATGAGGCTTTCCTAATCTCAAAAAGAATTGTTTGGAGATGGATGTCCTGCCACCATTAATATGAAATATATGATTAGCAACTGTAGCAGCATCAGTTAAGTCGGATGGTTGGTAGCTAATTTTTCATGGAAGAGGTTCCTACTTCCTGAGCAGTAACAAATAAGTACGTTATTTacttaaaaaaatcataatttttatatgattaactTTTAGCAACAGGTTTGGTGCCCAAACTCCAACCAACCTTTCCTAACAAGGGAGAATTTTATATCTTTAGACTGAGACCACATGAGGATGTTGAGGATGACCATCCACTCTTCCACCCACTCGATCTATGGTTGGAGATCTGATGCTCCTATTAATTCATGAAATAAATGACCATAACCACAGGGTTTCAATCTCATCCAACTGATTTCGAGCACccaaaaatttatattattaacAGAAAAATTAGTTTAAATCTCGCCCCAAATAATCCGACGATTGCGAATAATATGAGCatcaaaaattaagaaaaggtGACGATGCCATCACTTAAAATATCATTGAACGTTACCTCTTGCCGCAGTCTGTGACGTCCCTGTGAGCCACCCCCCGGCTCGCCCGGCTTGACCGTGGCGCGGTGAGGCTCCGGGTCAGGGAACTCGGCACGTAAAAATTCAAGAGCACTCCATCGCTGCTGCTGCCGCAACTGCCCCTGCTGCTCCTCCGCTTCTTTCTCTCCTTAACAGCTGATGACGCTCGGTTGGTTTCTCCTTCTGGGGaagtcttcttctcctccgcagCTGAGTTGCCGGCAGCCGATCCTTTCTCGACGAGGTCGGTGAGCGAGAGCTCGTACTCCGACTCCGGGAGGTCTCGCAGAAGCCTGAGGAGCTCTTCTCGACCCTTGGCTATCTCCCGCGCCCTCGCCGATAGAGGAGCCACCCCAAAGCCCTCCATCTTTCTCCCTGGGAACCAGAGAGCCGCTGCGCTTGCAGCTGTGCCCTCCGAATTGGCCTTAAGCATGTcctagaagagaagaaaaggctcAGGAGAACAAGGGAGAGGTGGAACAATAAGAGACTCGCTGTTGGTTTTCTCCTAGGGACTTTGTTGGCTTCCTCTGTTATATAACGGAAGCAATGGTTCAGCATCGAGAGGCTAGCTTCTTGGTGTGAGTCAAACACATGGTAGGAAGTTGTGGTGCGATGGTCAAGTTGGTGGAGAACAACTGATGGCTCACGCACAGCACGGATTTAGGGAATTGACCGGTCCTGAATGGGACTTAATCTGGAAGCTTTAATCTCTTCAAGTGGGATCCATTGGTTTGCGAAGATATATTGGAGCATCATTacaaacagcaaacaactaATTGACACCATACTTTGTTCCATGAAACTTATTGAGGTGGTTGATGGAATTCAGTGCTCTAATGTTGACGAACTAGTCGTTCGGTGGTCATTATTCAGCACCAGAATCGGTCCAAAattccttatatatatatactcagCCCATCCTGCCGTCTTCCTTCGGTTTGAGTTGACCTGTTTAATATGCTTTGTGAACAAAGAACTAGCATATACATcgaattattttataaaaatctaTAATTGAAACTTAGTAATGAGTTATATGCATAGAAGATCTGTACTTTTTATTATGGTATATATCATTAATAACGTTGAGAAGAACAAAATTATGTGATCTGCCGGTTTCCTATTTATGAATGGTATTAATTGTGCGAATATGCTCAGGGGATGTTAGTTTACTGGTAATCATAACTGATACATGCAAAAGCATGTATACATTGGAAGGCTAGGAATATTTGTTTTTATATCTAAATGAATCTCTATGTAGTTAGGATTAAATTAGGATTCTGGCTTTCTAATATAAGTTTACTTCTTAAGAGCAATTGGGATATAGTGGAGAGGGTAGCAACATCTaactattttgttttttttccttttttaaagtAAAGCCTACGAGTTATaactcatattttatattttattttcctaATTTTTCCATGAATATTCAATGCCTTGGGGGCTGCCTATCCTATTCAAACAATCAAATTAGTTGGATGGACCAAATCAAAGACTTTTGAAGGTTGAAGTAATGAAATGTCCATTGTCTTATTTTTTCCTTTCACCTTCTCCTTTTACTTAAAATCTTATTGATAGAGAGCCTGCTATCAATATTCCAGAGCATCTTTTCATGCTACTAAAATTGTTTATTTTTGAATCCAACCTTCTAGATGCACTAGCGAGAAACATCCGAAACAAATAAATTTTCGTTCCGAGGCATTTTTAGAATATAGTACTCATTTAGAATAATACATTATATGGACAATACCATTTTAGCAAAGAAATGAAATAACTTGAAGTCTTGGATTTCAAAAGTGTGCCTACTACAATGGCACATAATGTTCTCTAGCCCCAAAAATTTCATTAGGCACAAATGATTGGCCCTTGACCAATACTTtcctcaaaaataaataaataaattaagctGCCCAATTTTACAACATTAATTTGGTGAAAACTACATATATTAAGAGAAATCCTATGCCAGTTGTCACATATGTCACCATTGGTCATACAAAACCTGCACAGAAATAAGCTTATACCATGCACACCAAGGCCTAATGATTTATGTATTCTTTCAGATCATCATGCAAGTCTGAACATGAAGCAAAAGGATTCTGCTATGGTCATTGGCTGGATTCTGCAGATTTTGGAAGGAGGAGGTCAACGATTACTATCCGTTGCTAAGAGATATTCGGACCATGGTTTGTGGTGGGATGGTGTTTTAGGCGAAGCATGTGTTCAGAGAGGCCACTGGAGCTGCAAATTGGATGGCTTCTTTTGTTGCCAACTATTCTAGGGACCATCTCTGAGTTGAAGAGGCGGAGTTGTCTAGTGCTCTCCGCGATGTGttgctttttgattttcttgactACATCTGTACACGTTATGTATGATGTTGTTAttttagctaaaaaaaaaatcacatctcCATCATTAGTACTTTAGTTAGTtggcattctctctctccttgatGCATACACCATCAGGTAGAGGTTCTGCATTTGAGCTAGAAGTTGGCAGTTCGACCGTACTTCTGAAAAAAAAGATAAGCATAGGATTCATGTTACCCTACaatttttttctgaattttatcctttttttccaACTTCGAAGGGATGAAACCATCATGCATCACCTATCATTCAAATCATCCAGAAGCATGTTTGAAACTTAAGCATGATGACCAGTACGAGAGCCATGGATCATATCACGCTTGTCGAGCCAGGTGCTGCGTATGATCGAGAGGGGTTAACTTGGTCGAGGACTCAAGGCTTGCCCTGCCCCACCACAGTGCAGGTGACCAGAAAGAGCCAAAAGCAGGGAACACGCATTCATTTCAGCGTATCTTCCTCCCTTTAGTTCTAGTACTCGTAATCTTCTTCTAGATCCTCCCTTCCGGGCTTTCCCTGTCCATTCAAGGGGCCCCTCGGATCCCTAGCTGTCTTCTCTTCGGTCATTTGTCCTACGCTGGAGAGCCAAAGCCTCTTCCTGGGATTTTGATCGAATACTTTATATGTGTTATTTCCTTGTTTTATCGTTTTATCCTGGCTTTTGACTGCGACGGAGCGAGGAGGatggagggaaagagagggagcTGCCGGCGGGCCCGCTCCACCTTCGCGAAGGTTGGACCGTAAAGGGTCCCACCGCGCGGCGAAGCATGTGGTGCCGTACATTTGGTGGCTCGCACTCGCTGCTTTGAAGCTGGCCGGCTTGGCTTCCGAAATCTTGAGACCAATATGGAGAGACGTACTTGGCACGCGACGCCACCTTTTTGAACGCTTGGTGgtcaaagataaaacaaaacacaaagaCTTCGAGAACGGGGCCAGGATATTGACTGTTTCTAGTCCTCCATTAGGCGATCTAGATCTACGCAGAGGTGGTAATGGACTGGGTCAGCTTGGGTTTGGTTCGGGTTGTAGACAGGttttatagaaaaaagaaattaaaatttgagtCTGAACTATTTAATAATAGGTTGTACGTAGATTATACTGGAATTGCAATTGCAGGACTTAGCTCGATCATTAACAGGTTGCAACTTTAAATCTAAACCCACTTATATCAAATCCAAATTGGTTTATTGCAGATTGATCGGGTTCGTATTGGATTGGCAGGCTGTGGATTGCCACCTCCAAAAATGCGTACATGCTATGTATGCTTCATGTGAATTTGATCCTAGCATAACCTAGAGTCTGTTTTTCAGTCTCATACAAATCATAGTGTATATATAATGTATGTATCAATGATGAAATAATAGTTGTCGGGATGGATGTTTCAGTAGCAGGTGCCAGGCACTCACCACCGGTCGTTTAAACGTAATCAATACAGACTTCTTTAATCCAAAATGCATTCTATCAAATCATTTAGAAATGCTTTAATCACAAACACTGTTAATACTTGTAGAAAGAATTTCTCGCTGCGACATCTACAAGATATATTAAGGTTTTAGAATCATTAAAGGGAAAGATATATAATTTGAGCTGCATGTAACATGAAGCACATCCGTCTTCTTTTTGAACCCAAAACCTCTTGCCTGAATGTAAGCTCACGTTAAAGAGCAATTTTGTGGCAACAACATAAGGAAAACTTTGAGACTCCACACGTCAAGCTTAAATGCCATGCTCCGGGACTTCTAAATGGAGTCACTTTTGCTTCAATTAGGTTGCATTAGTGACAGGTGTCAAATCCATCAGATGCAGTTGTAAAAAAACATCTTCATCAACCTGGAATATTTTactttcaaataaaaatttaatgctttttttttttgagaacaaGTCATGTTTTTTAATGAAATGAAAAATCCTGCATATATATGCGTATGTAACTCATATATAAGCTGGTGCTTGTGATGGATGGCCAAGTTTCATTGGGAGCAAGCTGCATGAAGAACTAGTTGTCCACTTTGTATCTTGTAGACGCTCGACTTCATGGAGACTATACGTCTATACCTTGGCAacgatttttatttctttttttccaagTTGAGAGTGATGATCTAAATCAGTTGGTACCAAACTGCACTCAACTTGCATCACATTACAACAAACTACTTCCAAATTACATTAAAGTAAGTAAAACACACTAACCGATGCCTCCATGACCGGCCAACGACTGTTAGTACAGTTGGTTGGCATATGGCGGTCAAGGATTCAAATCTTGTGTATTACTCAAAAACTAATGCCTTTGAGATCGAATTTTGGAATTCTTGCTCTCTGATGGACTGAATCACCACAAAAAATTTGCATTGTATTGTGAAGCCAGATCAAACCACATGCTCACACACTAAAACTACCACCATTTAGTATAAATGCCCTCCCCATTTAGAAAATACAAAGTGCTATGATAATTACTCATTAGAAAGACTTAGCACTTAATCAGCTTGAATATTAGAAGATGAAACTAGTGCATGTAGGGTTGTGCGAGATTGTGCGCACAATATTAGTAGTAAAACACTGCAAGTTTCCTAAAATTAATAACGCTGGAATGAGAGAAAACTAATGAGAACATTTCAGAGATGCTTGCGTAACAACAACTTAGTCCA
Proteins encoded in this window:
- the LOC120110837 gene encoding uncharacterized protein LOC120110837, with translation MLKANSEGTAASAAALWFPGRKMEGFGVAPLSARAREIAKGREELLRLLRDLPESEYELSLTDLVEKGSAAGNSAAEEKKTSPEGETNRASSAVKERKKRRSSRGSCGSSSDGVLLNFYVPSSLTRSLTAPRSSRASRGVAHRDVTDCGKRDREPAMFGCWPAFWERGRGKSRRPVLERR
- the LOC103716913 gene encoding transcription repressor OFP7-like, with protein sequence MTTARRRSSSLFGLGCGCKDSVSVSASETASDKSTVTPRRVRDPSSADTLTLTSPSSSSSCWDEEEEEEKKPDSSASTPNFSGILRKLNELEQNVMAWGRSLPPPPPPPPRHRRSDSEGRRRIEESVAVVKESADPLGDFRGSMLQMIVEKEIVDGEELRELLLRFLSLNSPRHHDLILRAFAEIWDEVFSGYEDTPDLLRRTYSCFSLPRHF
- the LOC120110838 gene encoding C-terminal binding protein AN-like; amino-acid sequence: MAGRPLPRLCRPRPHSVLAADLGLRLVHVDAGRAEEVADTVTALFLGLLRRTHLLSRHSTSSSASGWLGSIQPLCRGMRRCRGLVLGIVGKSASARCLFTRSLAFKMSVLYFDLHHEIIMQV